Proteins found in one Erythrobacter sp. 3-20A1M genomic segment:
- a CDS encoding MlaD family protein, whose amino-acid sequence METNANFSLVGWIVGILMLATIAFAVWLLDPTPNQETYLVRFDRSVEGLQPGSTVTLSGVPVGRVTSVRLAENGPGNVLVVLTLDPDAAKVDGLEATISTNLITGEAALVLEGRRGRQGIYADNSGRKIIPASDGTGLFGGNATATVESVANSVRALNEGLEPEKQRAITSDLARLRVTTADLASDAEGWDEDLASTKGRLSDLRQRVGGWGNDLRDADRRISDGSASTSARRRLRQFREGVQNAENKLSQAKSGIPAIENSLIEGEAVFRGLSRDLGPVREKIEDVEVRGMTSDPPLPDYRAGRRDAGANSEH is encoded by the coding sequence ATGGAAACTAACGCAAACTTTTCCTTAGTGGGGTGGATCGTTGGCATTCTGATGCTTGCCACCATCGCTTTTGCGGTGTGGCTTCTCGATCCCACGCCCAATCAGGAAACATATCTCGTCAGGTTTGATCGCTCCGTGGAAGGCCTTCAGCCGGGGTCGACCGTAACATTGTCGGGTGTTCCTGTGGGTCGGGTAACATCGGTCCGCCTGGCGGAAAATGGACCGGGAAACGTTCTCGTTGTGCTGACTCTCGATCCTGATGCAGCGAAAGTTGACGGCCTTGAAGCGACAATCAGTACCAACCTGATAACCGGCGAGGCCGCGCTGGTGCTCGAGGGTCGAAGGGGCCGTCAAGGCATATACGCCGACAATTCAGGAAGGAAGATCATCCCGGCCTCGGACGGAACCGGACTTTTTGGGGGGAATGCGACCGCTACCGTCGAGAGCGTGGCAAACAGTGTCCGCGCTTTGAACGAAGGACTGGAACCAGAAAAGCAGCGGGCGATCACCTCGGATCTTGCCCGGCTTCGAGTCACGACGGCCGATCTGGCATCGGACGCGGAAGGATGGGACGAAGATTTGGCCTCAACAAAAGGAAGACTGTCGGACTTGCGGCAACGGGTCGGTGGATGGGGAAATGATCTTCGAGACGCAGATCGCCGAATTTCCGACGGAAGCGCTTCCACCAGCGCGCGAAGACGTCTTCGCCAATTCCGCGAAGGGGTACAGAACGCTGAGAATAAGCTTTCCCAGGCAAAGAGCGGCATTCCGGCGATCGAAAATTCTCTGATCGAAGGGGAAGCGGTCTTTCGCGGACTCAGTCGCGACCTCGGGCCTGTCAGAGAGAAAATCGAAGATGTCGAGGTCAGGGGAATGACATCAGATCCTCCTCTCCCAGACTATCGGGCTGGGAGAAGAGACGCTGGAGCGAATTCCGAACATTAA
- a CDS encoding SDR family oxidoreductase, producing MSKNPIDKLSGFCIVTGASSGIGLELAKLAAADGCNLLLVADRDLSTARSAVEACGAASVETLEVDLGTKHGIDTVAGTVGERQVDTLIANAGHGLGHAFFEQEWNEIAHVIDTNVKGTVSLVHKIGAQMVLRDAGRILVTGSIAGDMPGAYQLVYNSTKAFVNDFCVGLANELKGTQVVVSCLMPGVTDTEFFDRAGMEDTAAGQSDSKADPAKVARDGYDALLKGETQEVSGFMNKVQDVFAGILPDELVAQMHRRLAKPER from the coding sequence ATGAGCAAGAACCCGATCGACAAACTCTCCGGCTTCTGCATCGTCACCGGTGCATCGAGCGGGATCGGTCTCGAACTCGCCAAGCTGGCAGCAGCCGACGGATGCAACCTGTTGCTGGTCGCCGATCGCGACCTTTCGACGGCTAGGAGCGCGGTGGAAGCGTGCGGCGCGGCTTCGGTCGAAACGCTCGAAGTGGACCTCGGGACCAAGCACGGGATCGATACCGTCGCTGGAACGGTGGGCGAGCGGCAGGTCGATACGCTGATCGCCAATGCCGGACACGGGCTGGGCCATGCCTTCTTCGAACAGGAATGGAACGAGATCGCCCATGTCATCGATACGAATGTGAAGGGCACCGTCTCGCTCGTGCACAAGATCGGCGCGCAGATGGTCCTGCGCGATGCGGGCCGGATTCTCGTCACCGGCTCGATCGCCGGGGATATGCCCGGTGCGTATCAGCTGGTCTACAATTCGACCAAGGCGTTCGTGAACGATTTCTGCGTCGGGCTCGCGAACGAGCTCAAGGGCACGCAGGTGGTCGTATCCTGCCTCATGCCCGGCGTCACCGACACCGAGTTCTTCGACCGGGCCGGAATGGAAGATACCGCTGCGGGCCAGTCCGACAGCAAGGCCGATCCGGCCAAGGTCGCGCGCGACGGATACGACGCGCTGCTGAAGGGCGAAACGCAGGAAGTCAGCGGCTTCATGAACAAGGTGCAGGACGTGTTTGCCGGTATCCTGCCGGACGAACTGGTCGCCCAGATGCACCGCCGCCTTGCCAAGCCGGAGAGGTAG
- a CDS encoding zinc-dependent alcohol dehydrogenase, with amino-acid sequence MRALTWHGTHDVRVDTVDDPEIINPRDAILKITSTAICGSDLHLYDGVIPGVQAGDVLGHEFMGEVVETGKDSTLKKGQRVVVPFTISCGGCFHCKIQQYSCCENSNPVEKQDMSATLYGHPMAGLFGYSHLTGGYSGGQAEYVRVPFSDVGPIVIPDHLEDDKVLFLSDILPTGWMGAENAEIQPDDTVAVWGCGPVGLFAVQSAIVMGAGKVIAIDHYPNRLALAKQMGAEVIDFRKTDVREALMEMSGGIGVDAVIDAVGMEAHGFAPDNILDYAKQTIGIGADRAAALRQALLAVRPGGRVSIPGVYGGMADKFPLGAMMEKALQVRAGQTHVQRYTKPLLEKIEDGTLDTTFLISHRLPLEDAARGYKCFHDEQDEWTKVVLKPGQDMQEKAA; translated from the coding sequence ATGAGAGCCCTTACCTGGCACGGCACCCACGATGTGCGCGTCGATACCGTCGACGATCCTGAAATCATCAACCCGCGCGACGCGATCCTGAAAATCACCTCGACCGCGATCTGCGGCAGCGACCTCCATCTTTACGACGGAGTGATTCCCGGCGTGCAGGCCGGCGATGTCCTGGGCCATGAATTCATGGGCGAGGTGGTCGAGACGGGCAAGGACAGTACGTTGAAGAAGGGGCAGCGCGTCGTCGTTCCCTTCACGATCAGCTGCGGCGGCTGCTTTCACTGCAAGATCCAGCAATATTCCTGCTGCGAGAACTCCAACCCGGTGGAGAAGCAGGACATGTCCGCCACGCTCTACGGCCATCCCATGGCCGGGCTGTTCGGGTACTCTCACCTGACCGGCGGGTATTCGGGCGGACAGGCGGAATATGTCCGCGTGCCGTTTTCCGATGTCGGGCCGATCGTGATCCCCGACCATCTGGAGGACGACAAGGTCCTGTTCCTGTCCGACATCCTCCCGACCGGATGGATGGGGGCGGAGAACGCCGAAATTCAGCCCGACGATACCGTGGCGGTGTGGGGCTGCGGCCCGGTGGGCCTGTTCGCGGTGCAATCCGCCATTGTCATGGGCGCGGGCAAGGTGATTGCGATCGATCACTACCCCAACCGGCTCGCACTCGCGAAGCAGATGGGCGCGGAAGTGATCGATTTCCGCAAGACCGACGTGCGCGAGGCGCTGATGGAAATGTCCGGCGGGATCGGCGTCGATGCCGTGATCGACGCGGTCGGGATGGAGGCGCATGGCTTCGCGCCGGACAACATCCTCGATTATGCGAAGCAGACCATCGGTATCGGTGCCGACCGGGCGGCGGCGCTGCGCCAGGCACTGCTCGCGGTGCGTCCCGGCGGGCGCGTGTCGATCCCCGGCGTCTATGGCGGCATGGCGGACAAGTTCCCGCTGGGCGCGATGATGGAAAAGGCGTTGCAGGTGCGCGCGGGACAGACGCACGTCCAGCGCTATACCAAGCCGCTGCTGGAGAAGATCGAGGACGGCACTCTCGATACCACCTTCCTCATCTCGCACCGCCTTCCGCTCGAAGACGCGGCGCGCGGGTACAAGTGTTTCCACGACGAACAGGACGAATGGACCAAGGTGGTCCTCAAGCCAGGCCAGGATATGCAGGAGAAGGCAGCATGA
- a CDS encoding SRPBCC family protein, protein MTRHAKSGIAGTLAGVGLTVGGVALGALLAQRRSGGGDDAPRRTRRQSGAENALVGRTVTIGKPRDELYRFWKDFQNLPQVMENVERIRAEGDHHIWTIKAPAGTTVDLKTEIADDQPGKRIAWRSVEGSDIDTTGFVEFADAPGDRGTRVSLVIEYDPPMGELGRLAAKLFLREPEVQARHDLKRFKMLMETGEIATSAHRRDNTRAAKQQEKN, encoded by the coding sequence ATGACACGACACGCAAAATCCGGAATTGCCGGTACCCTGGCCGGGGTGGGCCTGACCGTCGGGGGTGTCGCCCTGGGCGCATTGCTGGCGCAGCGCCGCTCCGGCGGTGGAGACGATGCGCCCCGGCGCACGCGCAGGCAGTCCGGGGCGGAGAACGCACTGGTGGGTCGCACCGTGACGATCGGGAAACCGCGCGACGAGCTCTACCGTTTTTGGAAGGATTTCCAGAACCTGCCCCAGGTGATGGAAAACGTCGAACGGATCCGCGCCGAGGGCGATCACCACATCTGGACCATAAAGGCGCCCGCGGGCACGACCGTCGATCTGAAAACGGAGATTGCCGACGATCAACCGGGCAAACGCATCGCGTGGCGCTCGGTCGAGGGATCGGACATCGATACCACCGGCTTTGTCGAATTCGCGGACGCTCCGGGCGATCGCGGAACGCGCGTCTCGCTGGTGATCGAGTATGATCCGCCGATGGGCGAACTCGGGCGGCTCGCCGCCAAGCTGTTCCTGCGCGAACCGGAGGTACAGGCGCGCCATGATCTCAAGCGATTCAAGATGCTGATGGAAACGGGCGAAATCGCCACTTCGGCGCACCGTCGGGATAACACCCGGGCGGCGAAGCAACAGGAGAAGAACTGA
- a CDS encoding catalase → MAKEFELSEGGANHQKPKGDDDIMTTAQGAPIADDQNWLTAGPRGPQLLEDHIAREKIFHFDHERIPERVVHARGYGVHGHFELKKAIPQFSRAAIFNEVGEKTPTFTRFSTVAGNKGSPDLARDVRGFATKFYTKEGNWDLVGNNIPVFFIQDAIKFPDLIHAAKPAPDRGFPQAQTAHDNFWDFVSLTPESMNMIMWIMSDRTIPRSFRFMEGFGVHTFKLVNEKSKATFVKFHWKPSLGMQSVVWNEALKINGADPDFHRRDMWDAIDAGDFPQWDLGIQTFDEDFADQFEFDVLDATKIIPEEQVPVEIIGTLTLDANVDNFFAETEQVAFCTQNIVPGIDFTDDPLLQGRNFSYLDTQLKRLGGPNFTHIPINAPKCPVRHFQQDGHMAMTNPKGRANYEPNSWGDGTGEDRGPRACPMNGFTSYEAPVTGPKVRTRSETFADHYSQARQFYVSQTPVEQTHMANALTFELSKVERADIRERMVGHLLRIDEGLAKEVADGLGLTEMPDKVPAARETIMDLPESPALSIIKNGPDGFKGRKLGIYIAEGADAGVVAALKDAAEGAGAMAEIIAPHVSGAKLSDGKMMKADEKIDGGPSVAYDAVAVVMSEDSAKRYNTDKPSIDFVNDAFAHAKFVAYVPAVQPLFETAGVWNWMDDGFVDVSGGASAAKDFIEKCGALRFWDRESVKQD, encoded by the coding sequence ATGGCGAAAGAATTTGAACTATCCGAAGGCGGAGCCAACCACCAGAAGCCCAAGGGTGACGACGACATCATGACGACGGCGCAAGGCGCGCCGATCGCGGACGACCAGAACTGGCTCACCGCCGGTCCTCGCGGCCCGCAGCTCCTCGAAGATCACATCGCGCGCGAGAAGATTTTCCACTTCGATCACGAACGGATTCCCGAACGGGTGGTGCATGCGCGCGGCTATGGCGTACACGGCCACTTCGAGTTGAAGAAAGCAATCCCGCAATTTTCGCGCGCGGCGATCTTCAACGAGGTGGGTGAGAAGACGCCGACATTCACCCGTTTCTCCACCGTCGCGGGTAACAAGGGCTCTCCCGATCTCGCGCGCGATGTGCGCGGCTTCGCCACGAAGTTCTATACCAAGGAAGGAAACTGGGATCTCGTCGGCAACAACATCCCCGTGTTCTTCATCCAGGACGCGATCAAGTTTCCCGACCTCATTCATGCCGCCAAACCCGCTCCAGACCGCGGTTTTCCGCAGGCCCAGACGGCACATGACAATTTCTGGGATTTCGTGAGCCTTACGCCGGAATCGATGAACATGATCATGTGGATCATGTCCGACCGCACGATCCCGCGCTCCTTTCGCTTCATGGAGGGTTTCGGGGTCCACACGTTCAAACTTGTGAACGAGAAGTCCAAGGCGACCTTCGTGAAGTTTCACTGGAAGCCCAGTCTCGGGATGCAGTCGGTGGTCTGGAACGAGGCGCTGAAGATCAACGGCGCGGATCCCGACTTCCACCGCCGCGACATGTGGGACGCGATCGACGCCGGCGACTTCCCGCAATGGGATTTGGGCATCCAGACCTTCGACGAGGATTTCGCCGACCAGTTCGAATTCGACGTCCTCGACGCGACCAAGATCATTCCCGAAGAGCAGGTCCCGGTGGAGATCATCGGGACGCTGACGCTCGACGCCAATGTCGACAACTTCTTCGCCGAAACGGAGCAGGTGGCCTTCTGCACCCAGAACATCGTGCCCGGCATCGACTTCACCGACGATCCGCTGCTGCAGGGGCGCAACTTCTCGTATCTGGATACGCAGCTCAAGCGCCTGGGCGGGCCGAACTTCACGCATATCCCGATTAATGCGCCCAAGTGCCCCGTTCGCCATTTCCAGCAGGATGGGCACATGGCGATGACCAATCCCAAGGGCCGCGCCAATTACGAGCCCAATTCCTGGGGTGATGGCACGGGAGAGGATCGCGGTCCGCGCGCCTGCCCGATGAACGGCTTTACCAGCTACGAGGCACCGGTAACCGGGCCGAAGGTGCGCACGCGTTCCGAAACCTTTGCCGACCATTATAGCCAGGCGCGCCAGTTCTATGTCTCGCAAACCCCGGTCGAGCAGACGCATATGGCGAATGCGCTCACCTTCGAACTGTCCAAGGTGGAACGGGCGGACATTCGCGAGCGCATGGTGGGTCACCTCCTGCGGATCGACGAAGGTCTGGCGAAGGAGGTGGCCGACGGTCTCGGCCTGACCGAGATGCCGGACAAGGTCCCGGCCGCGCGCGAGACGATTATGGACCTGCCCGAAAGCCCGGCCCTGTCGATCATCAAGAACGGGCCCGACGGGTTCAAGGGCCGCAAGCTGGGCATTTACATCGCCGAAGGCGCCGACGCCGGTGTGGTGGCGGCGCTGAAGGACGCGGCCGAGGGAGCGGGCGCGATGGCGGAAATCATCGCTCCGCACGTCTCGGGGGCCAAGCTGTCCGATGGCAAGATGATGAAGGCCGACGAGAAGATCGATGGCGGGCCGTCCGTCGCATACGACGCGGTCGCGGTGGTGATGAGCGAGGATTCCGCCAAGCGGTACAATACCGACAAGCCCAGCATCGACTTCGTCAACGACGCCTTCGCCCATGCGAAATTCGTCGCCTACGTCCCGGCGGTGCAGCCGCTGTTCGAAACCGCCGGCGTCTGGAACTGGATGGACGACGGCTTCGTCGATGTGTCGGGTGGCGCTTCCGCGGCGAAGGACTTCATCGAGAAATGCGGCGCGCTGCGTTTCTGGGACCGCGAGAGCGTGAAGCAGGATTGA
- a CDS encoding ferritin-like domain-containing protein has translation MSAPANLTDCYTEELSDLWSANDQMEKVVRDLAEKAGDQKLADRLSRSADGIQKHTETIRKLLEECGEDEKEHCKGMEGLVKEARKHALDADIEDDDVRDVVIIAQYQRMCHYGICGFGTAKAFAEALGKSDHVAKLDKITESIYDADENMSDLAERSANLEAR, from the coding sequence ATGTCTGCGCCTGCCAATCTCACGGACTGCTACACCGAAGAGCTTTCCGATCTGTGGTCGGCGAACGACCAGATGGAGAAGGTCGTGCGCGACCTTGCTGAAAAAGCCGGGGACCAGAAGCTGGCCGACCGCCTGTCCAGGTCCGCCGACGGCATCCAGAAGCACACCGAGACGATCCGCAAGCTGCTCGAAGAGTGCGGCGAGGACGAGAAGGAGCACTGCAAGGGCATGGAGGGCCTCGTGAAGGAGGCGCGCAAACATGCGCTCGACGCCGACATCGAGGACGACGACGTTCGCGACGTGGTGATCATCGCCCAGTATCAGCGGATGTGCCATTACGGCATTTGCGGCTTCGGCACGGCCAAGGCTTTCGCCGAGGCGCTGGGCAAGAGCGATCATGTCGCCAAGCTCGATAAGATCACCGAGTCGATCTACGACGCGGATGAGAACATGTCCGATCTTGCCGAACGCAGCGCCAATCTAGAGGCGCGGTAA
- a CDS encoding glycosyltransferase family 2 protein: MAVPVRNEAALLGRMLSALGGAMRQAPQRGAAVFVVNDTQDDSVSLITQWARSHAISIALVDTVFAPEIRNAPHARRLALDLAAYVAPEGMLLTTDADSHVGPGWVDTYLTRLAMGADFVCEDVRLDEDELTRLPDSVRRVGEIERAYFNASEQLWHRWTGGRAGPFAIRASGASMAMRTAAYLAVGRLPTPVSGEDSALCAAMLAAGLSVECLADIGTRTSARLEGRTTRGCGDALAQRARLADPPCDAALVPIATLRKRALAFTCWTSQSLESRLHPAGNSRPSHDRSRPMRASELESELELALTMLRMPDNVGADA; this comes from the coding sequence GTGGCGGTACCCGTTCGCAACGAGGCGGCATTGCTCGGCAGGATGTTGTCGGCGCTGGGCGGCGCGATGAGGCAGGCACCGCAGCGCGGTGCGGCTGTATTCGTAGTAAACGATACGCAGGACGATTCCGTAAGCTTGATCACGCAATGGGCGCGTTCGCATGCGATATCGATTGCACTGGTCGACACCGTATTCGCGCCCGAAATTCGCAATGCACCCCATGCCCGCCGCCTGGCTCTCGACCTCGCGGCCTATGTCGCCCCCGAAGGTATGCTATTGACGACCGACGCCGATAGCCATGTCGGGCCCGGGTGGGTCGATACCTATCTCACTCGTCTCGCCATGGGGGCCGATTTCGTATGCGAAGATGTGCGACTGGACGAGGACGAGCTCACCCGCTTGCCCGACTCCGTTCGCCGCGTCGGGGAGATCGAACGGGCCTATTTCAATGCCAGCGAGCAACTGTGGCATCGCTGGACCGGGGGCCGTGCCGGCCCCTTCGCCATTCGCGCATCGGGAGCGAGCATGGCGATGCGCACCGCCGCCTATCTGGCAGTAGGGCGGCTGCCGACGCCGGTCAGCGGCGAAGACAGCGCTTTGTGCGCCGCCATGCTCGCCGCCGGTCTATCAGTGGAATGCCTCGCCGATATCGGCACGCGCACATCGGCTCGGCTGGAAGGGCGGACCACGCGCGGATGTGGCGATGCGCTGGCGCAAAGGGCCCGATTGGCAGATCCACCATGCGATGCAGCGCTCGTCCCGATCGCGACGCTGCGCAAGCGCGCGCTGGCATTCACTTGCTGGACCTCCCAATCGCTCGAGTCCCGGCTGCATCCTGCGGGGAACTCCAGGCCCAGCCACGACCGTTCGCGACCGATGCGGGCAAGTGAGCTTGAAAGTGAGCTCGAACTCGCGCTGACGATGTTGCGTATGCCAGACAACGTGGGTGCCGATGCCTGA
- a CDS encoding acyl-CoA dehydrogenase family protein: MPDPNTPLEAIARRAAGEDRPDGDLAPDIAILHKLGWLVACLPRSSGGQGWGSEPAGALPALVALRAIGRANLSVARLFEGHMNAVKLIEAYGSNALRAQIAQRVGEGLLLGVWGADDPACALRFTFTADGLLLEGAKRFASGLGVVGAALVTAGGPGEPTQLLVVDVDDPARADASDWTMAGMRATRSGRYEFSGVRVSGSRLVGNAGDFEREPLFEGGIWRYCAAHLGGAEALYHAMCEALVARDRADDPHQQVRVVSAATAIETARLWLARCAEEVEASGAGADKANLSLLAREVTATACRTVLHEVDAALGMAAHVEGTPVERIGRDLSLFLCQAAPDAKRARAAGALIDGCRRIEAL; the protein is encoded by the coding sequence ATGCCTGACCCGAATACTCCGCTCGAAGCGATTGCGCGGCGCGCGGCGGGAGAGGACCGGCCGGATGGCGATCTGGCACCGGACATCGCGATCTTGCACAAGCTCGGCTGGCTCGTCGCCTGCCTGCCCCGCTCGTCCGGTGGGCAGGGATGGGGCAGCGAACCGGCGGGCGCCTTGCCGGCTCTGGTGGCCTTGCGTGCGATAGGGCGTGCCAATCTTTCCGTCGCGCGCCTGTTCGAAGGGCACATGAATGCGGTCAAGCTGATAGAGGCCTACGGCTCGAACGCATTGCGCGCGCAGATTGCGCAACGGGTGGGCGAAGGATTGCTGCTGGGCGTATGGGGCGCGGACGACCCGGCCTGCGCCTTGCGCTTCACCTTCACTGCCGATGGCCTGCTGCTCGAAGGGGCCAAACGGTTCGCGTCCGGCCTGGGTGTGGTCGGGGCGGCTCTGGTCACCGCAGGTGGGCCCGGCGAGCCTACGCAATTGCTCGTCGTCGATGTGGACGATCCCGCGCGCGCCGACGCCAGCGACTGGACGATGGCGGGGATGCGGGCGACACGCTCGGGACGGTATGAATTCAGCGGAGTGCGGGTGTCCGGTTCCCGCCTGGTCGGTAACGCCGGTGACTTCGAGCGCGAGCCGCTCTTCGAAGGGGGCATATGGCGCTATTGCGCCGCGCACCTGGGCGGGGCGGAGGCGCTGTACCATGCCATGTGCGAGGCACTGGTAGCGCGCGACCGGGCGGACGATCCGCATCAGCAGGTGCGGGTGGTTTCCGCCGCCACCGCAATCGAAACCGCGCGGCTGTGGCTCGCACGTTGCGCGGAGGAGGTGGAAGCCTCCGGCGCCGGTGCGGACAAGGCCAACCTGTCGCTGCTCGCGCGTGAGGTCACCGCGACTGCCTGCCGCACCGTTCTGCACGAGGTAGATGCGGCGCTGGGCATGGCCGCCCATGTCGAGGGTACGCCGGTCGAGCGCATCGGCCGGGATCTGTCGCTGTTCCTGTGCCAGGCCGCCCCCGATGCGAAGCGCGCCCGCGCGGCAGGCGCCCTGATCGACGGGTGCAGGCGGATCGAGGCGCTATGA
- a CDS encoding PIG-L deacetylase family protein yields MSVPATAEGALLRHAANASRVDIARLAPPGALLVVVPHPDDETFGCGMALAAAGDSRRRIVVALLTDGEGSHPTSRLFPRDSLVDLRAREFAEALRILVPDQQVSVERLHLPDGSSRIDTGTLDSLTALARQHDVRAIWATWALDPHCDHEVAGDLAAEVARRLDIPSWSFPVWGRFGERGLPERMVTFADPDMNMRKRAAMAVYASQTTALIDDDPNGFIMPPALLDHFATHPEIFIRG; encoded by the coding sequence ATGAGCGTTCCGGCCACTGCCGAGGGCGCCCTGTTGCGTCATGCAGCGAATGCGTCGCGTGTCGACATCGCCCGGCTGGCACCTCCCGGGGCGCTGCTGGTGGTGGTGCCTCATCCCGATGACGAGACGTTCGGTTGCGGTATGGCGCTGGCGGCGGCGGGAGACAGCAGACGCCGGATCGTCGTCGCGTTGCTGACGGACGGCGAAGGATCGCACCCCACCTCGCGGCTCTTTCCGCGCGACAGCCTGGTCGACTTGCGGGCGCGCGAATTTGCCGAGGCGTTGCGTATCCTGGTCCCCGATCAGCAGGTCTCGGTCGAGCGGCTGCACCTTCCCGACGGGAGCAGCCGGATCGATACCGGCACACTGGACAGTTTGACCGCGCTCGCGCGCCAGCACGATGTTCGGGCTATCTGGGCAACCTGGGCGCTGGACCCCCATTGCGATCACGAGGTCGCGGGCGACCTTGCGGCGGAGGTCGCCCGGCGGCTCGACATACCCTCATGGTCGTTTCCCGTATGGGGCCGCTTTGGCGAGCGTGGCCTGCCGGAGCGGATGGTGACCTTCGCCGACCCGGATATGAATATGCGCAAGCGGGCGGCGATGGCCGTGTACGCGTCGCAGACGACCGCTCTCATCGACGATGATCCGAACGGTTTCATCATGCCGCCTGCGCTACTCGATCATTTCGCCACGCATCCTGAGATATTCATCCGTGGCTGA
- a CDS encoding SAM-dependent methyltransferase translates to MSERRRGFERLFTDDADPWRFDTSRYEHDKREATMRALGQRRFGRAVEIGCATGALTAQLATVCDELLGLDLSETALAHARARLAETPNVRLMRGEVPGDWPEGTWDLMVFSEVLYFLSAEEIAEVSRLAHRTLDAQGMCLLVNWTGPNDLPVDGRHAVEIFRTAAPWAQDETRPAPRYRIDRFTRS, encoded by the coding sequence ATGTCCGAGCGCCGCCGCGGGTTCGAGAGGCTGTTTACAGACGATGCCGATCCATGGCGCTTCGACACCAGCCGATACGAGCATGACAAGCGCGAGGCCACGATGCGGGCGCTGGGGCAGCGCCGCTTCGGCAGGGCGGTCGAGATCGGTTGCGCCACCGGCGCGTTGACTGCACAGTTGGCGACCGTTTGCGACGAATTGCTTGGGCTCGACCTGTCGGAAACGGCGCTAGCCCATGCTCGCGCTCGGCTCGCGGAGACACCCAACGTTCGGCTTATGCGCGGGGAGGTACCCGGTGACTGGCCCGAGGGCACTTGGGACCTCATGGTCTTCTCGGAAGTCCTTTACTTTCTCAGTGCAGAGGAGATCGCGGAAGTCTCCCGCCTCGCCCATCGGACCCTGGACGCGCAGGGCATGTGCCTGCTGGTCAATTGGACGGGGCCGAACGACTTGCCGGTGGACGGGCGCCACGCCGTGGAAATTTTCCGCACCGCCGCCCCTTGGGCGCAGGACGAGACACGACCGGCACCGCGTTACCGGATCGACCGCTTTACGAGATCATAG